The Pirellulales bacterium genome segment CGGAACAGCTCGATTTCCTGTACGTCAAAGGCCCAACCGGCAGCTCCATCGAGTTACGGCCGGGCGTAGCATACTGCTTTCGGCAGTTCTACGAGCTTTTGACCGACCTATTCCGAGGTGCTTGGCTCCGCTTGGTGCGCGCTCTACCGAAAAACCAGCCGATCCTGGGCTCAACGACGGACCTGGCTGAATTCCTGTTTGGGAGTGAACGTGCGAACCTTGCCGCGCTGCAACCGGTGCTCGAAGACCTACAGCACGGCCGCTGTTTCTACTGCTCCAGCCCACTTCGACGCGGCGCCAGCCAGGTCGACCACTTTATTCCCTGGTCGCGCTATCCGGTTGATCTGGGCCACAACTTCGTATTAGCGCATGACTCGTGCAACGCGGCAAAGGCTGATCATGTGGCATCCACGGAGCATCTGGCGTCCTGGCGCGAGCGTAATGATGAGTTTGGTCCTCAACTGGGGTTTGCTTGCGAAGAACGTCAGATGGTCGCTAATCTGACAGCGTCTGTGAAAGTGGCGGAATGGACATACGGGCAGGTTGCCAACGCCAACGGGCTCACCTGGCTCAAGGGGAAAGAGTTGATTCCCCTGCCGGCAGGCTGGCATCGCTATTTGGACGAATTGCCTGGACTATAGAGGTTTTGCCCCATGTCGCTTATTGACCGGAAACCGGCTCTGCCCGACTATCAGGCATTAATGCTACCGCTGCTCCGTTCACTTGAAGACGGCAACCTTCATACGATGCGCGACGTGACCGCGACCCTGGCCGAAACCATGTGCATCAGCAAGGAAGATCGAGTGTTGATGCTACCGAGCGGTCAGCAAACGATTTTTGCCAATCGAGTCGGCTGGGCGAAGACCTATCTGAAAAATGC includes the following:
- a CDS encoding HNH endonuclease — encoded protein: EQLDFLYVKGPTGSSIELRPGVAYCFRQFYELLTDLFRGAWLRLVRALPKNQPILGSTTDLAEFLFGSERANLAALQPVLEDLQHGRCFYCSSPLRRGASQVDHFIPWSRYPVDLGHNFVLAHDSCNAAKADHVASTEHLASWRERNDEFGPQLGFACEERQMVANLTASVKVAEWTYGQVANANGLTWLKGKELIPLPAGWHRYLDELPGL